A genomic window from Eleginops maclovinus isolate JMC-PN-2008 ecotype Puerto Natales chromosome 9, JC_Emac_rtc_rv5, whole genome shotgun sequence includes:
- the LOC134869208 gene encoding LOW QUALITY PROTEIN: claudin-18-like (The sequence of the model RefSeq protein was modified relative to this genomic sequence to represent the inferred CDS: inserted 2 bases in 1 codon), translated as MAATLCQVMGFILSLLGLAGIIAATGMDQWATEDLYDNIVTAVFSYSGLWNSCVRQSSGFTECRPYFTILGLPALLQAVRALMIVGIVLGAIGVVIAIFALKCLKMGNMEDSIKATMTLTAGIMIILAGVCGIAGVSAFANLIVQSFRFTTYADGGYSMYGGXGGVGGLTGTLTPRYTFGPALFVGWIGGAVLFIGGIMLCLACRGMSSEATQRYDGMAYKAASHHTIYKSDTRPRPAFNDSYKAHSVDGRSNQRFDYV; from the exons ATGGCAGCAACTCTCTGTCAGGTCATGGGCTTCATCCTGAGTCTGTTAGGGTTGGCGGGGATAATAGCAGCGACAGGGATGGACCAGTGGGCGACCGAAGACCTCTACGACAACATTGTGACGGCCGTCTTCTCATACTCGGGCTTGTGGAATTCCTGTGTCCGGCAGAGCTCCGGATTCACAGAGTGCCGACCATATTTCACCATTCTGGGATTGCCAG CTCTGCTCCAGGCCGTGCGGGCCCTGATGATTGTTGGAATCGTTCTTGGAGCCATCGGCGTCGTCATCGCCATATTTGCCCTGAAGTGCTTGAAAATGGGGAACATGGAGGACAGTATCAAAGCCACAATGACTCTGACGGCTGGGATCATGATCATTCTCGCAG gtgtgtgtggcaTTGCTGGGGTGTCGGCCTTCGCTAACTTGATCGTGCAAAGTTTCCGGTTCACGACATATGCCGATGGCGGCTACAGCATGtatggagg ggggggtgttggTGGACTTACAGGAACTCTGACTccaag GTACACTTTTGGCCCTGCTCTTTTCGTGGGCTGGATCGGCGGGGCTGTCCTGTTCATCGGAGGCATCATGTTGTGTCTGGCCTGCCGTGGAATGTCTTCAGAGGCAACCCAACG GTATGATGGGATGGCCTACAAAGCGGCCTCTCACCACACGATCTACAAGTCTGACACCAGACCCCGTCCAGCCTTCAACGACTCGTACAAGGCTCACAGCGTGGATGGGAGGTCCAACCAGAGATTTGACTACGTGTAA